Within Engraulis encrasicolus isolate BLACKSEA-1 chromosome 8, IST_EnEncr_1.0, whole genome shotgun sequence, the genomic segment AGGAAACACACTCACCACTGacctggcaagccagactctAACATTAACAACTTAGTAATCAACAAGAGTTTTGCAAGTTTATCAATTTCATATGTCATGCACATGCATAATGCCTCTttcatttaaagaaaaaaacataattttcaTCACATGCTATAGCTTTGTCTAtaatgcgtgtgtgaatgtgtctgtgtgcatgagcgtTTAATTCAGTGTTTAAATGAGCATTCTGTTTTTTATTTGCTCTATTGGTATGGACTGACCCTACTTTGATGATGATGTGGGTGGGAGAGGTTATATGACGtccacaaaacaataatccaggtgccagacatcAGTGTTAGATAGTTTTAGAGAGTGGTATGCATACTGGTAAAggctagatatacagtatattaggtgtaggtctgcatattaggctatacagtatattaggtgtaggtctgcatattaggctatacagtatattaggtgtaggtctgcatattaggctatacagtatattaggtgtaggtctgcatattaggctatatatacagtatattaggtgtaggtctgcatattaggctatacagtatattaggtgtaggtctgcatattaggctatatatacagtatattaggtgtaggtctgcatattaggctatatatacagtatattaggtgtaggtctatATAGTGGTAAAGGCCATATAGTTGTAGATAGTGAGAGAGcagtctgcatattaggctatatatacagtatattaggtgtaggtctgcatatatacagtatattaggtgtaggtctgcatattaggctatatatacagtatattaggtgtaggtctgcatagtGGTAAAGGCCATATAGTTGTAGATAGTGAGAGAGcagtctgcatattaggctatatatacagtatattaggtgtaggtctgcatatatacagtatattaggtgtaggtctgcatatatacagtatattaggtgtaggtctgcatatatacagtatattaggtgtaggtctgcatatatacagtatattaggtgtaggtctgcatattaggctatagtatatacagtatattaggtgtaggtctgcatattaagctatatatacagtatattaggtgtaggtctgcatattaggctatatatacagtatattaggtgtaggtctgcatattaggctatatatacagtatattaggtgtaggtctgcatattaggctatatatacagtatattaggtgtaggtctgcatattaggctatagtatatacagtatattaggtgtaggtctgcatattaggctatatatacagtatattaggtgtaggtctgcatattaagctacgtatatatacagtatattaggtgtaggtctgcatattaggctatagtatatacagtatattaggtgtaggtctgcatattaggctatacagtatattaggtgtaggtctgcatattaggctatatatacagtatattaggtgtaggtctgcatattaggctatacagtatattaggtgtaggtctgcatattaggctatatatacagtatattaggtgtaggtctgcatattaggctatacagtatattaggtgtaggtctgcatattaggctatatatacagtatattaggtgtaggtctgcatattaggctatatatacagtatattaggtgtaggtctgcatattaggctatatatacagtatattaggtgtaggtctgcatattaggctatatatacagtatattaggtgtaggtctgcatattaggctatacagtatattaggtgtaggtctgcatattaggctatacagtatattaggtgtaggtctgcatattaggctatacagtatattaggtgtaggtctgcatattaggctatatatacagtatattaggtgtaggtctgcatattaggctatatacagttagggccataaatatttggacatctgcacaatttttatctttttggtgctgtacaccatcccaatggatttgaaatgaaacaaacgagatgtacattaacagcagactttcagctttaatatgggggtgtttgcgtccaaatcgagtgaactgtgaaggaattatgacattttctatcagtgccaccccatttttaagggaccaaaagtaattggacagtctagtatttatacatcaaaatttcaatttttaattatttggttgcaaatactttccagtcagttacagcctgtaatttgcaatccacatacatcaatagacactgggttttatctctggtgatgctatggtgagctctctattgcaacagtcttcagttcctgcttattcttacggtattttcccttcagttttgcctccagcaagtgaaatgcttgctcaaccgtactcaggtgaggtgattgactgggccattgaataatattccacttttttggggtagaaatgacttagtggctttcagatgaagctttgggtcattgtccatctgcaccgtgaagcattgtccaatgagttcagaaccattaggtttaatatgacatgataatatagcctgaaaatcttcagaattcatcctgtggcttttgtcggtagtcctcatcatcaataaatacaaggggaaaatagtattgacagatatgcatgcccacaccatgacactaccaccaccatgattcactgattgggtggtatgctttgaatcatgagcagttccttcccttctctatactccttaTTTCTTCCCATTAcacttgtacaagatgatttttgtctcctctgtccataggatgtagctcaaaaCCTATAcaatctttttaagacgttgtttggcaaagccaaatctggtattgctatttctgatgcaatcaataatttacatcctttagtaaaccctctgtatttcctatggtgaagtgttcctcaatgttcttgatctttttcttgattgttgccttggacatgtatccaccgttcacctggacactgttctacatctggccaactgttgggagatgggtttttgttcaccagatacagaatattgtctgtcatccatagcatttgtcttccatgtctgccaggtaatttggtgttactttttttccaacattctgaactcttgaattagtcgtattcaatgtttccccatctctcaaatgggtttgttttgatttttttcaaccttatgatggcttacattactgatggtgacaggtggactttggatctcatggatattccgtaaaaatatatggaaatgcaaatggaacactacAAATTAACTCCAAGagcttgtattgacatcttggtgatggtgtagtaagggaataacacacatctgactggaaaatagctgaaaagcctactgtccaattacttttgatcccttgaaaagtgggcaacacacacaaaaaacgttgcgatttcattcctgtttgtgcgatatggattttaacaccctcacattaacgctgagagtctacagttaatgcacagcttgtttgttttatttcaaatccattgtactGGGGTATagagtggaaaaggatgataattgtgttgctgtccaaatatttctggccctaactgtatacagtatatcaggtttgggtctgcatattaggctatatatacagtatattaggtgtaggtctgcatattaggctatatatacagtatattaggtgtaggtctgcatattaggctatagtatatatacagtatattaggtgtaggtctgcatattaggctatatatacagtatattaggtgtaggtctgcatattaggctatagtatattaggtgtaggtctgcatatatacagtatattaggtgtaggtctgcatattaggctatagtatattaggtgtaggtctgcatattaagctacgtatatatacagtatattaggtgtaggtctgcatattaggctatatatatacagtatattaggtgtaggtctgcatattaggctatatatacagtatattaggtgtgtAGGCTAGGCTCAAGCTAATACAGTAAGCAGACCATTTTCTCACAGTGGGAGAGGTTTTATGACATCATAaataatttgttttttttctttctgcacaCTCTTTCTATTCTGGTCCACTTAGTATGGAGATTCAACAGGCCCACAAATCCCACCTGCTGGAGAGGTCCAAGTGTCTGATGGAGGGACTTTCACATCAAGGAAGCTCCACACTGCTCAGAAAGATCTATACAGACCTCTACATCACAGATGGAAGAGGATGCGGGGTCAATGAAGAACATGaagtcagacagatagagagggcatCATGGAGAAAAGCAGCACAAGGAATGTCAGTCAGCTCCACACAGTTCATcgcaggtgggggaggaggatgggggggctATGAAGAACATGCACtcagacagatgcagagagacagGCCAATAAAATGCAGTGACATCATCAAACACATATCTGAAAAAGTAAGTCAGGCATCTAATGAAGTCGAGCCTTCATCTAAAGAAGTCAATCACATGGCTAAGCAAGTCAAACCTATTGGAATAGTGCTTacaaagggagtggctggcattggaaAAACTGTCTCTGTTCAAAAGTTTATTCTGGATTGGGCAGAAGGAACATCAAATCAGGATGTCGACTTCATATTTCCACTTCCTTTCAGAgagctgaacctgatgaaggagAATATCATCAGTCTAGTTGATCTCATTAAGTATTTTTTCTCAGATATGAAGAGACCAAGACCAAGTTTAGAGCACAGAGtcatgttcatctttgatggtctagATGAGTGTCGACTTCCTCTGGATTTTCGTTCCAACCCAGATTGCTGTGATGTGACAAAGTCAGTCCCAGTGGACGTGCTGCTGACAAACCTCATCCAGGGCAATCTGCTTCCGTTtgctctcctctggatcaccacccgaccagcagcagccaaccAGATCCCCCCAGAATGTGTGAACCAGGTGACAGAAATAAGGGGATTTAACGACCCACAGAAGGATGAGTACTTCAGGAAGAAGCTCAGTGATGAGAGGCTGGCCAGCAGAATCATCGATCACCTGAAGTCATGCAGGAGCCtcttcatcatgtgccacattccagtcttcagCTGGATTTTAGCTACAGTAGTAGAGAGAACATCAGATGGATCAGGGAGTGTAGAGATGCCAAGGACTCTCactcagatgtacacacacttcctgatcATTCAGGTCAGAATTAAAAATACCAAATACACCGAGCTggaagagagagacgaagagatgaTTTTCAAACTGGGCAAACTGGCTTTCCAACAGCTGGAGAGGggaaatctgatcttctatgagggagacctgagagagtgtggcattgatgtcacagaagcatccgtctactcaggagtgtgtactcagatcttcagagaggaggCTGGACTGTACCAGGGGAAagtgttcagctttgtgcatctcagTATTCAGGAGTTTCTGGCAGCGTTATATGTGTTCCTCTGCTTCATCAGCAGAGAAAGGAACATGTCTGACCAACAGCAAGCCTCTgagctctctgctctgttcagggCAGCAACGCTTCAGGACCTACACAAGACTGCAGTGGATCTGGCGTTACAGAGTAggaatggacacctggaccttttcctccgcttcctcctgggcctctcactggagcCCAATCAGAACCTCTTAAACCAACTAATGGCACAGACCAAAAGCCAATCACAAAGATCAGAGCAAACAGTTCAGTTAGTCAAACAGGAGATCAGAGGTCATAGGGAGCCAGACAGAAGGATCAACCTGTTCTACTGTCTGAATGAGttgaatcagcatgctgtagtggagcacaTTGACAAGAACTCTGGAACTCTGActgtagagatgctcttaccaggacAGTGGAAGACTGAGAAGTTTACGTTCAAGACTTCAACAGAGTATCTGgatgggtttgacctgcagaagtacatacagaCACCAGAGATGGATCAGACTGACCTCCTGAGCCCAGATGACGTCCTCCAGAAGCTGACTGATGTGTTCACATCATCCACCTCAGCAGAGTGagttcaacttcaacttttcaactttattgtccccaaaaggggcgattaggtgtacacatcatccacctcagcagtgtgagtctgtctgtctgtctgtctgtctgtctgtctgtctgtctgtctgtctgtctgtctgtctgtctgtctgtctatctatctatctatctatctatctatctatctatccatccatccatccatccatccatccatttatccatctatccatctatccgtcTATCcgtctatccgtctgtctgtctgtctgtctgtctgtctgtctgtctgtctgtctgtctgtctgcctgtgtgtgtgcgtgtgttgtagtTTTAATTAGTGATGTAAATCGGTTAAATATTAATTGCCATTTTAATTGCATATATATGTCTGATTGAAATCATTTTGATACTGATGTTGAAAGATAGTCTGGGTTTGTTCATTTTTCTTTAATCGGAAACAAGGAGTGTCACAGACACTGACATAATGGCATATGGTTACAAAAATTAATGGGGAGATAAACAGATAACAAAATAGTAAATATGGGCACaaaagactttctctctctctctctctctctctctcacacacacacacacacacacacacacacacacacacacacacacacacacacacacacacacacacacacacacacacacacacacacacacacacacacacacacacacagagatatttaCTTTCAGTGACAATGTCTCATGTCTCAAATCTCCCATTCACACAGGGCGTACATTTtccatggagcagtgtggggttaggtgccttgtccaCCTTGCCACCATTGAGCATTTTAAATGACGTATAAGATCAGCTGATATATTTGCAGACTACTGCATTCATAATGATATACAGTATtgcttagtgagaaaaccaatataTTTATTAATGACAGCCCTGACATTCATAATGAGAATTTGCAAGTGTAGCTGCTATAATGTGGACCTAGCGAAGAGGACACAAGCAAAGATGGCAGACTTTTTTTCTTGCAACAACCATTAATAAATCTTCAAGTTGCTCAAAACTGTTTTCTTTGTCTTCAGAGGGAGTTAGTATTCaaaacaaactatttggggactgttaaGAAGTATGAACAGCTCATCAAGCAATTTGTTTTGCAGAAGCACTACAGTTAGCTGCCATTTCCCCTCTGTAATATACTGATTGATATTGACATTTATTGTGTGGAGCTAGACTCTTGTTATTGTCATGTTACATTGTAACAGTGCCATCTGGTGGCACTTGGCTCTCTCATATTCCCCAGATGTGTAACGTGTGGGCCGTCTGTCAAATGGAATAAAAGAAACCAGTCGTGTTTGTAGTCCATCTCCTGGTATATTTTTTTTACTGGTATGGATATATTATCAGTAAGGGAATTGTGAGAACCTAAATATATTACACCTTCAAAATAGCTAGCAGCTAGATATAGTTTTGTTAcaccagtttgtgtctgtgtgggtgtgtgtatgtgtgttgtttagGTGTCAGTCTAGTTTGGATGttaagtttgtgtgcgtgtgtctgtgtctgtctgtctgtctgtctgtctgtctgtctgtctgtctgtctgtgtgtgtgtgtgtgtgtgtgtgtgtgtgtgtgtgtgtgtgtgtgtgtgtgtgtgtgtgtgtgtgtgtgtgtgtgtgtgtgtgtgtgtgtgtgtggtgccaatgTGTAGGTTGTCTAACTATAttctgatgtctctcccaggctggagTGTCCTCTGTCAGGGCAGAGTTGTTCCTATATGctctctgccctgacctcacactcctcaAGTCTCACACAGCTGAAGCTGAAGGGCACAGACTCATCATCACGATTACCATCATCACTGAATGTGTCGTCTCCAGCTGGGTGTCATCCAGACTGCAAGCCCTGGAAGTTGAGGTACTAAACATTCACTCTACACATCCCCCCTCTCCTATTCAAGATCTCAGTCAGAACAGACAGATAACAGGCAACATGCCGCAAACAGAACCAGACCAGTCTTTGAGTTCTCCTCCAACTTAAGCTGTTCTCATAACTCTGATTAAATGTTTTGGTATTTTATTTACCGCAAACTGTGTCTTGACTTTAAACGGAATAAACAAATTCTTGTGACTCCCTCGTAAGGGACTATATAGTGAAGAACAGAAGCGCTTTTCTACAGATTACaaagtttaggtgtgtgtgtgtgtgtgtgtgtgtgtgtgtgtgtgtgtgtgtgtgtgtgtgtgtgtgtgtgtgtgtgtgtgtgtgtgtgtgtgtgtgtgtgtgtgtgtgtgtgtgtgtgtgtgtctgtgtgtgtgtgtctgtgtgtgtgtgtgtgtgtgtgtgtgtgtgtgtgtgtgtgtgtgtgtgtgtgtgtgtgtgtgtgcgtgtgtgtgcgtgttaatttAGTCAACTGAGTCCCATCTGAAATGCagggaaaaataataattgtCAAACTCCATCTAAGGTGCATATAAGACCACCTGGTGAATATGCTGAGACAGAAAGCGTCACTATCCTGTCATGTATCTGTTGTTCTTCATGGCTTTGTTATGACAAAACACTGATGGGAAAATAGTTAACCAATAtcgtaatttcacgtgaaatcagacactttgggacccgaccgactcatatttcaatcatacttggtgtcagattcacacaaatgcagttttgACGTGTTACCTTGCTActtaacaggcacagcaagtatgccTGAAATCTGTGtctgtcgggtcccaaagtgtctgatttcacatgaaatgacagaATATCCAGTTAAAATGCTAAATCCTGTCCTgtatttgttgttctttttcacaCTGCTGTGTTCATGACGAAGAGGCAAACCACTGATGGGAAAATAGTTCATCTATATCCAGCATGCTAATTGACATCTAATGAAAGAGGGTTTCGATCATTAATGAACGAGGGTTCTTTCAGATTCTGGTGCTTCTTGCAGACATCCTTTATCACGTAATGCCCAATTGTGCAGCTAAACAAAGCATTGCTGATACTCTTGGTGTATAAATaaggaaatgcccgttatgccagatggccagtccagccctgctcttggtgtatacagtggtgctcatatgtttacatacgccagcagaatatacactttcttggcgatttctcacaaaatatgaatgattacacaaaaccttttatTTCACCCATTGCTAGTGACTATCTTAAGATATGTATTAGCAATTtcctgtgtttactctttcaaaagcatgttcacaacccaaactacccaaatgaccctgttcaaaagtttacataccctagtttctgatgctgaatatggccctgtttaacatcagggaccgctctaaattgtttgtggtagttgtggataaggctctcaatgttctcagatgacaaaacagcacattcttcctggcagaatggttgtttcctataatatttttgggtgtcttgctggaacctcacatttgaggtttcccctgaatggctcaatgatgttgagatcaggagagtgagacggtcgctcaaaaacttcattttattctttctgaagctagtgacgggttgatatggctttctgtgttgaaatattgtcatgttggcatgtccaaacaatggaccatgtgcagtttcaaggctgatgtgtgttaagtttcctccagtatttttcacagggcaatatattcatcattctgcgagtatggatcaaaagtataatgcatttgtaactcaaatgtccccatgaaatcagtggtccatgaccatgtttcacagaaaggtatggtgtaactttcatcataggctccattgactgttctccaaatggtactgttaatagtggcctaaaaaagttccatattgatctcatttttccaaatgactttgtcacaggcattttgatgcttctcattgtgctatttggtgtatcatatgcaaaataacatgtttgcatttttgtggtaatggctttctcctggcaacccccaacagcccatcttccctcaagtgcctctttcctgtacagtttaaaacattttttcatgttgtcctatatttcacctgaagttat encodes:
- the LOC134454008 gene encoding NLR family CARD domain-containing protein 3-like, whose protein sequence is MEIQQAHKSHLLERSKCLMEGLSHQGSSTLLRKIYTDLYITDGRGCGVNEEHEVRQIERASWRKAAQGMPIKCSDIIKHISEKQVKPIGIVLTKGVAGIGKTVSVQKFILDWAEGTSNQDVDFIFPLPFRELNLMKENIISLVDLIKYFFSDMKRPRPSLEHRVMFIFDGLDECRLPLDFRSNPDCCDVTKSVPVDVLLTNLIQGNLLPFALLWITTRPAAANQIPPECVNQVTEIRGFNDPQKDEYFRKKLSDERLASRIIDHLKSCRSLFIMCHIPVFSWILATVVERTSDGSGSVEMPRTLTQMYTHFLIIQVRIKNTKYTELEERDEEMIFKLGKLAFQQLERGNLIFYEGDLRECGIDVTEASVYSGVCTQIFREEAGLYQGKVFSFVHLSIQEFLAALYVFLCFISRERNMSDQQQASELSALFRAATLQDLHKTAVDLALQSRNGHLDLFLRFLLGLSLEPNQNLLNQLMAQTKSQSQRSEQTVQLVKQEIRGHREPDRRINLFYCLNELNQHAVVEHIDKNSGTLTVEMLLPGQWKTEKFTFKTSTEYLDGFDLQKYIQTPEMDQTDLLSPDDVLQKLTDVFTSSTSAE